The [Actinobacillus] rossii genome contains a region encoding:
- a CDS encoding transposase, with protein sequence MFYSNNPLIKHKTGLLNLAEELGNISQACKAMGMSRDTFYRYQQAVEQGGVEALLNQTRRVPNIKNRVDEHIEQAVVKFALDFPAYGQVRVSNELRKQGVFVSAGGVRSIWLRHNLANFKQRLNALEKEVAEKGIILNESQVQALERKKEDDISSGEIETAHPGYLGSQDTFYVGNLKGVGRIYQQTFVDTYSKVAFAKLYTMKTAIAAADMLNDKVLPFFEAQGLPMLRILTDRGSEYCGKVENHDYELYLAINDIEHTKTKVKHPQTNGICERFHKTILQEFYQVAFRKKIYTDLATLQADLDEWLMYYNHHRTHQGKMCCGRTPMATLLDGKGIWAEKNLSSN encoded by the coding sequence ATGTTTTATTCTAACAATCCGCTCATTAAACACAAGACTGGTTTACTCAATTTAGCAGAAGAACTCGGAAACATTTCTCAAGCTTGTAAAGCGATGGGAATGAGCCGAGATACATTCTATCGCTATCAACAAGCCGTAGAGCAAGGTGGTGTTGAAGCATTACTTAATCAAACTCGTCGGGTACCGAATATCAAAAATCGAGTAGACGAGCACATTGAGCAAGCTGTTGTAAAATTTGCTCTAGATTTTCCAGCTTACGGACAAGTTCGAGTGAGTAACGAACTTCGCAAGCAAGGTGTGTTTGTTTCAGCTGGTGGTGTTCGTTCCATTTGGCTACGTCATAATCTTGCTAACTTTAAACAGCGTTTAAATGCACTAGAGAAAGAAGTAGCTGAGAAAGGCATTATTCTAAATGAAAGTCAAGTCCAAGCCTTGGAACGTAAGAAAGAGGATGATATATCGAGTGGAGAAATTGAAACCGCTCATCCGGGCTATTTAGGTTCACAAGATACCTTTTATGTAGGTAATTTAAAAGGTGTTGGACGCATTTATCAGCAAACATTTGTTGATACTTATAGCAAGGTTGCTTTTGCAAAGCTCTACACAATGAAAACCGCAATTGCCGCTGCAGATATGCTCAATGATAAAGTCCTGCCGTTCTTTGAAGCCCAAGGATTACCGATGTTGCGTATTCTCACCGACCGTGGTAGTGAATATTGTGGCAAGGTGGAAAATCACGATTATGAGCTTTATTTAGCGATAAATGACATAGAGCATACTAAAACGAAAGTGAAGCATCCACAGACGAATGGTATCTGTGAACGTTTTCATAAGACTATCTTACAAGAATTTTACCAAGTCGCATTTAGGAAGAAAATATATACGGATTTAGCGACATTACAAGCTGATTTAGATGAGTGGTTAATGTATTATAATCACCATCGAACACATCAAGGAAAAATGTGCTGTGGCAGAACACCGATGGCAACATTACTTGATGGAAAAGGGATTTGGGCAGAAAAGAATTTAAGCTCAAATTAA
- a CDS encoding Transposase and inactivated derivatives, whose protein sequence is MNEKQLHALAAEFAKNLKTPEDLNQFSRMLKKITVEAALNGELTDHLGYEKHQPGKGKNARNGYTSKTVICDEGEIEIETPRDRDCTFEPQLIKKNQTRITGMDEQIIALYAKGLSNQEIVEMFKELYDADVSTSLISRVTDAVKERVMEWQNRPLDTVYPIVYPDCIVVKVRQDGRIINKSVFVALGVNLEGHKELLGLWIAENEGAKFWANVLTELQNRGLKDIFIACVDGLKGFPEAINAVYPKTKIQLCIVHLVRNSLKFVSWKDYKAVTADLKQVYQAQTEAQARENLTALSQKWQAKYPLVAKGWEDNRANIATFFDYPADIRKAIYTTNAVESLNSVIRRVIKKRNVFPTDDSVFKVIWLAIKDASKKWTMPIQNRKPAMNRFMIDFGDRLDDHR, encoded by the coding sequence ATGAACGAAAAACAACTTCACGCCTTGGCAGCGGAATTTGCCAAAAACCTAAAAACACCGGAAGATCTCAATCAATTTTCACGGATGCTCAAAAAAATCACCGTCGAGGCTGCGTTAAATGGTGAACTGACCGACCATCTTGGTTATGAAAAACACCAGCCTGGAAAAGGTAAAAATGCACGTAACGGTTACACATCTAAGACCGTCATTTGTGATGAAGGTGAGATAGAAATTGAGACGCCTCGTGACCGTGACTGCACCTTTGAACCGCAACTTATCAAGAAAAACCAAACCCGCATCACAGGAATGGATGAGCAGATTATTGCCTTATATGCCAAGGGTTTAAGTAATCAGGAAATCGTTGAAATGTTCAAAGAACTCTATGATGCGGATGTGTCAACCAGCCTGATTTCTCGCGTTACCGACGCCGTGAAAGAACGCGTAATGGAATGGCAAAATCGCCCGCTTGATACGGTTTATCCAATTGTTTACCCGGATTGTATCGTAGTGAAAGTACGCCAAGATGGACGAATTATCAACAAATCCGTGTTTGTTGCCTTGGGTGTGAATCTTGAAGGACATAAAGAGTTATTGGGGCTTTGGATTGCTGAAAATGAAGGTGCGAAGTTCTGGGCGAATGTGCTGACAGAGCTTCAAAATCGAGGCTTGAAAGACATTTTTATTGCCTGTGTAGACGGTTTAAAAGGCTTCCCGGAAGCCATCAATGCAGTCTATCCTAAAACGAAGATTCAGCTTTGCATTGTGCATTTAGTGCGTAACAGCTTGAAATTCGTTTCGTGGAAAGATTACAAAGCCGTCACCGCAGATTTAAAGCAGGTTTATCAGGCCCAGACGGAAGCACAAGCTCGCGAAAATCTGACCGCACTTTCGCAAAAATGGCAGGCAAAATACCCGCTTGTGGCGAAAGGCTGGGAAGATAACCGGGCAAATATAGCCACATTTTTTGATTATCCGGCTGATATTCGTAAAGCGATTTATACCACGAATGCCGTGGAATCGCTTAATAGCGTGATTCGTCGCGTGATTAAAAAACGAAATGTATTCCCGACGGATGATTCAGTTTTCAAAGTGATTTGGCTTGCGATTAAAGATGCATCAAAAAAATGGACAATGCCGATTCAGAACCGGAAACCGGCGATGAATCGATTTATGATTGATTTTGGTGATCGCCTAGACGATCACCGTTAA
- the ydgA gene encoding Bacterial protein of uncharacterised function (DUF945) codes for MKKSTLAIAVVVGLGVIWTGGAYYTGYKAETEMKNQFEQANKELAKIFNANGIPLRVSNENLKFERGVFSSQVAYDTVIIGEQGEKMVLPFAGSFYHGPLPLNLVKKLNFAPTMFSADIGLVKNTQTEKWFVNESNPFTNEFTLSYSQKINGVLTSKLKDVVYDKAKLTLDLQLEYDTNRDGSDNKSTLLAKEIKIEDANIESGKTPRALVLNGVKLDVDVDKNAKEFKYLSNGNVVLKAEKIVFNGTDSDGKNINFETKNSVFHYKSNLKDQFVDYGVDYHLDDIKVNDVAIGKLQSNVEFNHLDASAIEKALEQSVNNGTLPADLEQSIGLAVIMNEPQIKATNLKIERESGKFAADLNIHLAKLDMTKISQNINLLSLFKTFTVNASLDKTLFLDAFSQIEQHEKGLSKEDADKQAQVALAEFISEGVRNNLFVEDGNVLKLNAHIEGEYLNFNDKKISNQELQGLLFLLALGMGSD; via the coding sequence ATGAAAAAATCAACATTAGCGATAGCTGTCGTCGTTGGTTTAGGTGTTATTTGGACTGGCGGAGCGTATTACACTGGTTACAAAGCTGAAACTGAAATGAAAAATCAGTTCGAACAAGCAAACAAAGAATTAGCAAAAATATTTAACGCAAATGGTATTCCATTGCGGGTTTCTAATGAAAACTTGAAGTTTGAGCGTGGCGTTTTCAGTTCACAAGTTGCTTATGATACGGTAATCATTGGTGAACAAGGGGAAAAAATGGTATTACCCTTTGCTGGTTCATTCTATCACGGTCCATTACCGTTAAATTTAGTCAAAAAATTGAATTTTGCACCAACAATGTTCTCAGCCGATATTGGATTAGTTAAAAATACGCAAACAGAAAAATGGTTTGTTAATGAAAGCAATCCGTTCACCAATGAATTTACATTGAGTTATAGCCAAAAAATAAATGGTGTGCTTACATCGAAACTGAAAGATGTGGTTTATGATAAAGCTAAATTAACGCTAGATCTCCAACTTGAATATGATACGAACCGAGATGGTTCAGATAACAAATCAACATTGTTGGCAAAAGAGATTAAAATTGAAGATGCGAATATAGAGAGTGGTAAAACACCTCGTGCATTAGTACTAAACGGTGTGAAACTGGATGTTGACGTTGATAAGAATGCTAAAGAGTTCAAATATCTTTCTAATGGTAACGTGGTATTAAAAGCGGAAAAAATTGTATTTAATGGTACGGATAGTGATGGCAAAAACATCAATTTTGAAACAAAAAATAGTGTGTTTCATTACAAATCAAACTTGAAAGATCAGTTTGTAGATTATGGTGTTGACTATCATTTAGACGATATTAAAGTAAATGACGTGGCTATTGGTAAGCTACAAAGTAACGTTGAATTTAACCATCTTGATGCAAGCGCTATAGAAAAAGCGTTAGAACAATCAGTAAATAATGGAACGTTACCGGCTGATCTTGAACAATCGATTGGTTTAGCGGTGATTATGAATGAGCCACAAATTAAAGCGACCAATTTAAAAATTGAACGTGAAAGTGGAAAATTTGCAGCAGATTTGAATATTCATTTGGCAAAATTGGATATGACAAAAATTAGCCAAAATATCAATTTATTAAGTTTATTCAAAACATTCACAGTGAATGCTTCTTTAGATAAAACATTATTTTTGGACGCTTTTTCTCAAATAGAGCAGCATGAAAAAGGGCTAAGTAAAGAAGACGCAGATAAACAAGCACAAGTAGCACTGGCTGAATTTATTTCTGAAGGTGTTCGGAATAATCTATTTGTAGAAGATGGTAATGTATTGAAATTAAACGCTCATATTGAAGGTGAATACCTGAATTTTAATGATAAGAAGATTTCGAACCAAGAACTGCAAGGTTTATTATTCTTATTAGCACTAGGTATGGGAAGTGATTAA
- a CDS encoding Protein of uncharacterised function, DUF462, which produces MQQNEQIHTLDDIISIFNACFADEFNTRLVRGGEEPIYIPANHKTDGYAVLPYHAIYFARGYYSSALHEVSHWLVAGEARRQLEDFGYWYEPDGRSAERQRDFEKVEVKPQAIEWVLAMAAGFRYFASADNLNGNPGDATPFKQAVYAQVKAYAERGYLPKRAETLRKALAAFYGTEDCIDITKFDVAKI; this is translated from the coding sequence ATGCAACAAAATGAGCAAATACATACATTAGACGATATTATTTCAATTTTTAATGCCTGTTTTGCAGATGAATTTAATACGCGTCTGGTTAGAGGTGGTGAAGAACCTATTTATATTCCAGCTAATCATAAAACAGACGGCTATGCAGTTTTGCCATATCATGCGATTTATTTTGCGCGTGGTTATTACAGCAGTGCGCTACATGAAGTGTCTCATTGGTTAGTTGCAGGGGAAGCTCGCCGTCAATTAGAAGATTTTGGTTATTGGTATGAACCAGATGGACGTTCTGCAGAACGTCAGCGTGATTTTGAAAAAGTGGAAGTAAAACCGCAAGCCATTGAGTGGGTTTTAGCAATGGCGGCCGGTTTTCGTTATTTTGCTAGTGCTGATAATTTAAACGGTAATCCTGGCGATGCAACACCATTTAAACAGGCTGTATATGCTCAAGTGAAAGCGTATGCAGAGCGTGGTTATTTACCTAAACGGGCTGAAACTTTACGTAAAGCGTTGGCTGCATTTTACGGTACTGAAGATTGCATTGATATAACAAAATTTGATGTGGCAAAAATTTAA
- a CDS encoding putative RNA-binding protein produces MTLSTKQKQYLKGLAHHLNPVVMLGGNGLTEGVLAEIDNALSHHELIKVKVAGADRETKQLIIDAIVRETKAEAVQTIGHIVVLYRESEEKKISLPRK; encoded by the coding sequence ATGACTTTATCAACAAAACAAAAACAATATTTAAAAGGCTTGGCGCATCATTTAAACCCCGTTGTGATGTTAGGCGGAAATGGTTTAACGGAAGGGGTATTAGCCGAAATTGACAACGCCCTTTCTCATCACGAATTAATTAAAGTTAAAGTCGCTGGTGCAGATCGTGAAACTAAGCAACTTATCATCGATGCCATTGTTCGTGAAACCAAAGCTGAAGCGGTCCAAACTATTGGACATATCGTTGTGTTATATCGTGAAAGTGAAGAAAAGAAAATTTCACTTCCACGTAAATAA